From Bacteroidota bacterium, one genomic window encodes:
- a CDS encoding T9SS type A sorting domain-containing protein: MKKIFISFLFLFIILHNTNAQWTQINTGSNDNYTHISFINDSAGILSSNQVLMLTKNYGNSWDTIYFNSNEYISDVHFLSDSTIYFIGSLMSNNSFLNKTFDLGNNWTAINAPTVGKMFFTSPDTGHVLIANEVIRTFDGGSTWTLNSSIINSIAGNIYFPSPTIGYRTGWYDNVIYKTTDAGVSWQLMTGGDHGGLDLHFPSLDTGYVCGWNGTISKTSDAGINWTSLISDVSINLVLNSIYCTSNNVCYSVGDSGTIIKTINGGNNWIKENSGIQKKLNSIFCTNFYCYAVGDSGVVLRTTNIVGIKEKEVKKKEIKIYPNPANQVINIELKSNQQICNINISDIRGKNLYEGKSTTIDISRYSKGIYFVNVKTEKETYTEKIIIE; encoded by the coding sequence TTATATCGTTTTTGTTTTTATTTATAATCTTACACAATACAAATGCGCAATGGACACAAATAAATACGGGTAGTAACGATAATTATACCCATATTTCATTCATTAATGATTCCGCAGGCATACTATCTTCAAATCAGGTTTTAATGTTGACAAAAAACTATGGTAACTCTTGGGATACTATCTATTTTAATTCGAACGAGTATATATCTGATGTTCATTTTTTGAGTGATAGCACAATTTATTTTATTGGTTCTCTAATGTCAAATAACTCCTTTTTGAATAAAACATTTGATTTAGGAAATAATTGGACAGCTATTAATGCTCCAACGGTTGGTAAAATGTTTTTTACTTCTCCTGATACAGGGCATGTATTAATTGCAAATGAGGTAATTAGAACTTTTGACGGAGGTTCTACATGGACACTAAACAGTTCTATAATAAATTCTATTGCAGGAAACATATATTTTCCTTCGCCAACCATAGGATATAGAACGGGTTGGTATGATAATGTAATTTATAAAACCACTGACGCAGGGGTATCATGGCAATTAATGACTGGTGGTGATCACGGGGGTCTTGATTTACACTTCCCTTCCTTAGATACGGGATATGTTTGCGGATGGAATGGAACAATATCAAAAACTAGCGATGCCGGCATTAATTGGACATCTTTAATATCTGATGTTTCCATCAATTTAGTGCTAAATTCTATTTACTGTACTTCTAATAATGTGTGTTATAGTGTAGGTGATAGCGGCACTATAATAAAAACCATTAATGGAGGAAACAACTGGATAAAAGAAAATTCAGGAATTCAAAAAAAATTAAATTCCATCTTTTGTACAAATTTTTATTGCTATGCGGTTGGTGATAGCGGAGTTGTTTTGCGAACCACGAATATAGTAGGTATAAAAGAGAAAGAAGTTAAAAAAAAAGAAATAAAAATATATCCAAACCCTGCCAACCAAGTAATAAATATAGAATTAAAATCAAATCAACAAATATGTAACATAAATATTTCCGATATACGAGGAAAGAATCTTTATGAAGGCAAAAGTACCACAATAGATATTTCCCGCTACTCAAAAGGAATTTATTTTGTTAATGTTAAAACGGAAAAGGAAACCTACACT